In the Deltaproteobacteria bacterium genome, TTATTTTCCGGTCGTCGACGGTGACGGTCTGATGACGGGAATCCTCTCCTTCCAGGACCTGAAGGAATCACTCTTCGAAGAGGATCTGAAAAAATTCATCGTGGCACGAGACCTGGCCTATCCGAACGTAACGACCGTCACACCCGAGGACCATCTCGATTTCGTCATGGAGCAGTTCGGACGGATGGACCTGGAGGTTCTCCCGGTCGTCGACTACGATAACCGGCGGAAGATCCTCGGCATGATCAGCCGCCGGGATGTCGTAACGGCCTATAACCAGGCCCTGCTGAAAAGGAAAATCTCCCATGGCGGATGAACAAAATTACCTGATCGACAGCCTCAACCCTCAGCAGCGGGAGGCGGTCCTCCATGAAGGGGGGCCTTTGCTGATTCTCGCAGGCGCCGGCTCCGGGAAAACCCGGGTCATTACCCATCGGATTGCCCACCTGATCCGGGAAGGGGGCATTCATCCTCAGCAGATCCTGGCAGTCACCTTCACCAACAAGGCGGCGCGGGAGATGCGGGAACGGGTGGAACGGCTTCTGCAGCGGAACTGCCGCGGTCTCTGGATCTCAACCTTCCACTCGGCCTGTGCCCGATTGCTCAGAAGTCACATCTCCCTGCTGGGTTACACCTCCAACTTCGTCATCTATGATACGGCCGACCAGAAAGCAATGATTCGCGCCTGCATGAAGGAATTGAACATCAATGAAAAAATGTATACACCCGACTCCATCCTCGGCCGGATCAGCCGGGCCAAGAACGATCTCATCAGTTCGGATGATTATGCCGCTACGGCGCAGGAGTTCGGTGCCGAGGCAAAAACCGCACAGGTCTATGAACTCTACCGGAAGACACTGAAAGGGAGCAACGCCCTCGATTTCGATGATCTCCTTTTCCTCACCGTCCGGCTGTTCGAAGAAGAAGCCGAAATCCGCCTCCAATACCAGGAGCGTTTCCAACATATTCTCGTCGATGAATACCAGGACACCAACCACGCCCAGTACCGTTTGATTAAAATCCTGGCGGCCGGACATCGCAATCTCTGCGTCGTCGGTGACGATGATCAGGGAATCTACAGCTGGCGGGGAGCGGATATCGGGAACATTCTCTCTTTCCGGGAGGATTATCCCGACCTGAAGGTCATCCAGTTGGAACAAAATTATCGATCCACCCAAAATATCCTTACTGCCGCCTGGCACGTGGTCGAGCGAAACCGGGACCGGGAACCCAAAAAACTCTGGACCGAAAATGGGGAGGGGGAACAACTCGACTATTTTGAAGCGCCGGATGAAATGGAGGAAACCGACTTCGTCTGCAGAACCGTCAGCAGCCATCGGAACGAAGGGATGCACCTGTCCGACATGGCCGTCTTCTACCGGACCAACGCCCAGTCCCGGGTCCTGGAAGAAGGGATGCGGAAATACGGACTCCCCTACCGGGTGGTCGGGGGACTGCGGTTCTATGATCGGAAAGAGGTGCGGGATCTGCTGGCCTATCTCCGGGTCATTGCAAACCCGAAAGACTCCGTCAACCTGAGGCGGATCCTCAACGTCCCCCCCCGGGGGATCGGAGCCACCACCCTAGCTCGGCTTGAAGAACTGGGGATGGAACGAAGATGCACCCTCTACGAAGCCCTGAAAGCATCGCAGGAAATCGACCGGATCTCCAAGCGACCCCGCCGGGAGATCGGCGCCTTTCTGCAGATTATGGGTGAACTGATCGAAGCCAAAGAATCGCACCCCCCTTCCTTCCTTTTAGAGGAGATTGACCGCCGGATCGGTTACACCAAAAAGCTGAAGGAGTCCAAAGATCCTACCGACAGCACGCGCCTGGAGAACATCCAGGAGCTTTACTCGGCACTGAAGGCATTTGAAGAGGACGCCGAAGACAGCCGACTTGAAGCCTTTCTGGAGAGTGTGGCCCTCATCTCCGATGCGGATACGGCGAAGACCGACGCCGGGGTGATCACCCTCATGACCCTCCACAGCGCCAAGGGGCTGGAATTCCCCGTCGTCTTTCTCACCGGCATGGAAGAAGGGCTCTTTCCCCACGGCATGAGTCTTCGTTCCGAATCGGGTCTGGAAGAAGAACGTCGGCTCTGCTACGTCGGCATGACCCGGGCCAAGGAGAAACTCTATCTGACCTCCGCCCAATCTCGCCGGGTATTCGGGACCTACCGGGCCGGAATCCCTTCCCGCTTCCTCCGGGAGATCCCTGCGAAGCTTTTGAACCGCCATGGGGCGGCAACACCCCGCCGACCCGCTTTCCGTTCCGCCGCAACGTCCCCCTCCTCTTCCACTGCGGCTACAGCTACGGCCGCCGCCACCCCCTTTGCCGTGGGGTGCCGTGTCCGCCATCCCCTCTGGGGGTTCGGTACCGTCACCACCTCCATCCCCACCGACCGGGGCGCCAAAGTCACCGTCCACTTTCAGCAAGTCGGCTCCAAAAAGCTCATTGCCGAGCTGGCGGGACTACAGCCAATCTGAACACTCGAAAAGGTCTTTAAGTGATCAATCAGTTTTTTTACATATATTATGGAAGGTTTTCTCCCTTTCTATACTTACGCTAACCATTATACCCAGACTTCGCTCATTTTATATCTCGATCGCTCCCCTCTCGAAAAGTCTTCACTATCCTGCCCTATCCTGCCAATCAGAGCGGCAAGTTCAGCATCATCACGGATAACAGATTCCCGTGCTGATG is a window encoding:
- the pcrA gene encoding DNA helicase PcrA; this translates as MADEQNYLIDSLNPQQREAVLHEGGPLLILAGAGSGKTRVITHRIAHLIREGGIHPQQILAVTFTNKAAREMRERVERLLQRNCRGLWISTFHSACARLLRSHISLLGYTSNFVIYDTADQKAMIRACMKELNINEKMYTPDSILGRISRAKNDLISSDDYAATAQEFGAEAKTAQVYELYRKTLKGSNALDFDDLLFLTVRLFEEEAEIRLQYQERFQHILVDEYQDTNHAQYRLIKILAAGHRNLCVVGDDDQGIYSWRGADIGNILSFREDYPDLKVIQLEQNYRSTQNILTAAWHVVERNRDREPKKLWTENGEGEQLDYFEAPDEMEETDFVCRTVSSHRNEGMHLSDMAVFYRTNAQSRVLEEGMRKYGLPYRVVGGLRFYDRKEVRDLLAYLRVIANPKDSVNLRRILNVPPRGIGATTLARLEELGMERRCTLYEALKASQEIDRISKRPRREIGAFLQIMGELIEAKESHPPSFLLEEIDRRIGYTKKLKESKDPTDSTRLENIQELYSALKAFEEDAEDSRLEAFLESVALISDADTAKTDAGVITLMTLHSAKGLEFPVVFLTGMEEGLFPHGMSLRSESGLEEERRLCYVGMTRAKEKLYLTSAQSRRVFGTYRAGIPSRFLREIPAKLLNRHGAATPRRPAFRSAATSPSSSTAATATAAATPFAVGCRVRHPLWGFGTVTTSIPTDRGAKVTVHFQQVGSKKLIAELAGLQPI